Proteins from one Mucilaginibacter jinjuensis genomic window:
- a CDS encoding inclusion body family protein, producing the protein MALYSEFFTSQEIINIQVVIDTDAITNDYPNPSKDPAHPTGLPHNYMYMVATRANVIVGSGTGDLSIKADVGDIIRWYGTSEYGNFDSSVVLYKMERFAGDTVFNNLTFSVYKRQGVLPTDGSVFPINFSEQTYWFNQANVVNKGTENYNIQFALYTRQRGTANPVLFGYYYWDPTIVVKS; encoded by the coding sequence ATGGCACTTTACAGCGAATTTTTTACCTCTCAGGAGATCATTAACATCCAGGTGGTAATTGACACAGACGCAATTACCAACGACTATCCCAATCCAAGTAAGGATCCGGCCCACCCTACCGGTTTACCACATAACTACATGTACATGGTAGCCACCAGGGCAAATGTTATAGTGGGTTCTGGTACCGGCGACCTATCAATTAAAGCTGATGTTGGCGACATTATCCGCTGGTACGGTACGTCAGAATATGGCAACTTTGATTCGTCGGTTGTATTATACAAAATGGAGAGATTTGCCGGAGACACCGTTTTTAACAACCTTACCTTTAGTGTTTATAAAAGACAAGGTGTTTTGCCTACCGATGGCAGCGTGTTTCCAATTAACTTCAGCGAACAAACCTATTGGTTTAACCAGGCTAACGTTGTGAATAAAGGAACTGAAAACTATAATATCCAGTTTGCACTTTACACCCGCCAAAGAGGCACTGCAAACCCGGTGTTATTTGGCTACTACTATTGGGATCCTACCATTGTTGTAAAAAGTTAA